A genomic window from Mesosutterella faecium includes:
- a CDS encoding BspA family leucine-rich repeat surface protein, producing MNNFFARRRRWASIAASGLDTRRFSDMSGLFCDCRRLNSVDVSRWDTSNATDMLLMFRGCQSLRRLDVSRWDTSRVNNMGEMFKGCRRLRALNVSGWDTSRVENMIGLFEGCASLTSLDCSGWDLSSVSEGGLGRMFRGCRSLRRLKLSGSFLRLCAGCDLGLGTCPVLYDIQVPEGLVAAFRAALPECSTLLHAAGR from the coding sequence ATGAACAATTTCTTCGCACGGAGACGGCGCTGGGCGAGCATTGCCGCCTCGGGCCTCGACACGCGGCGCTTTTCAGACATGAGCGGGCTGTTCTGCGACTGCAGGCGGCTCAACTCCGTCGACGTCTCGCGCTGGGACACCTCGAACGCGACCGACATGCTGCTCATGTTCCGGGGCTGCCAGAGCCTGCGCCGGCTCGACGTATCGCGCTGGGACACCTCCCGCGTGAACAACATGGGCGAGATGTTCAAGGGCTGCCGCAGGCTGCGGGCCCTCAATGTCTCAGGCTGGGACACCTCGCGGGTTGAAAACATGATCGGGCTGTTCGAAGGCTGCGCGAGCCTCACGAGCCTCGACTGCTCGGGCTGGGATCTCTCCTCGGTCTCCGAGGGAGGGCTCGGGCGCATGTTCCGAGGGTGCCGGTCGCTGCGGCGGCTCAAGCTCTCAGGCAGCTTCCTGCGGCTCTGCGCGGGGTGCGACCTGGGGCTTGGGACCTGCCCCGTGCTCTACGACATCCAGGTTCCGGAAGGCCTCGTGGCCGCCTTCAGGGCGGCGCTGCCGGAATGCTCGACGCTGCTTCACGCCGCAGGCCGCTGA
- a CDS encoding DJ-1/PfpI family protein, whose product MDFNILLFDGFQTLDAFGPVDVLARVPGAALRYCSLKGGEVASAQGCRIGTVSTREINRSGVLLLPGGMGTRPLSEDKAFFAELRALGEEAGWVLSVCTGAVLLARTGLLDGRRATSNKYSFDWVLGFKGPLWQPKARWCVDGKFYTASGVAAGIDMALGFVSDRLGAGAADSIARRIEYVRNADPEDDPFAVL is encoded by the coding sequence ATGGACTTCAATATCCTTCTGTTCGACGGCTTTCAGACGCTGGACGCCTTCGGGCCCGTCGATGTCCTCGCCCGGGTTCCCGGCGCGGCCCTCCGGTACTGCTCCCTGAAGGGCGGCGAGGTCGCAAGCGCGCAGGGCTGCCGCATCGGGACGGTCTCCACGCGCGAAATCAACCGCAGCGGCGTTCTGCTCCTTCCGGGTGGCATGGGCACGCGCCCCCTCTCGGAAGACAAGGCGTTCTTCGCCGAGCTTCGGGCTCTGGGCGAAGAGGCCGGCTGGGTCCTCTCGGTGTGCACCGGGGCGGTGCTCCTTGCCCGCACGGGGCTGCTTGACGGGCGGCGCGCGACCTCCAACAAGTATTCGTTTGACTGGGTGCTCGGCTTCAAGGGGCCGCTGTGGCAGCCGAAGGCGCGCTGGTGCGTGGACGGCAAGTTCTACACGGCCTCGGGGGTCGCGGCCGGGATCGACATGGCCCTGGGCTTTGTCTCCGACCGCCTGGGAGCCGGGGCGGCCGACTCGATCGCGCGGCGCATCGAGTACGTGAGGAACGCGGATCCGGAGGACGACCCGTTCGCGGTCCTCTGA
- a CDS encoding flavocytochrome c has product MKKSLLASALALMMAAPAFAESTDIVVIGSGGAGLSSAIMATEAGAKVIVLEKMAYFGGNSNRSEGGMNAAGTKQQIADGVTDDSPEIFYKDTMKGGHNLNNPALLRTLTENAAGAEEWLLSLGAKFCHRMGRGGGQSKARGHGPCDGSPVGIELMRVLGERAAKDKIDMRNLNQVTDIVMKDGKVAGVKVKTPEGMKTIDAKAVILATGGFGANQAMVTKYRPELKGFSTTNHPGATGDGIVLAEKVGASLTDIDQIQIHPTVIKRNGALISESMRARGGFLLNKNGKRFTNELLTRDVVSANELKQPGGVAYLIVDNSIYKKNKMLRSYVSEKLMTRCDTIDDVAKLIKADPAVVKASFEQYWKAYDQKKDDLFGRPEMVIRMDQAPYYVAEVTPGIHHTMGGVTIDPKTEVISKATGKPIPGLFAAGEVTGGVHGGNRIGGNAVADIVTFGRIAGVNAAKYVGK; this is encoded by the coding sequence ATGAAGAAGTCCCTGCTTGCGAGCGCGCTTGCGCTCATGATGGCCGCTCCCGCCTTCGCGGAATCGACCGACATCGTCGTGATCGGCTCGGGCGGAGCCGGCCTGTCCTCGGCCATCATGGCCACGGAAGCTGGCGCGAAGGTGATCGTGCTTGAGAAGATGGCCTACTTCGGCGGCAATTCCAACCGCTCGGAAGGCGGCATGAACGCCGCGGGCACCAAGCAGCAGATCGCCGACGGCGTGACCGACGACTCGCCCGAGATCTTCTACAAGGACACGATGAAGGGCGGCCACAACCTCAACAACCCGGCGCTGCTGCGCACGCTTACCGAAAACGCTGCCGGAGCCGAGGAGTGGCTGCTGTCGCTCGGCGCGAAGTTCTGCCACAGGATGGGGCGCGGCGGCGGCCAGTCGAAGGCCCGCGGCCACGGACCGTGCGACGGCTCCCCGGTGGGCATTGAGCTCATGCGCGTGCTGGGCGAGCGAGCCGCCAAGGACAAGATCGACATGCGCAACCTCAACCAGGTGACCGACATCGTCATGAAGGACGGGAAGGTGGCCGGCGTCAAGGTGAAGACGCCCGAGGGCATGAAGACGATCGACGCGAAGGCGGTGATCCTCGCCACCGGCGGCTTCGGCGCGAACCAGGCCATGGTGACCAAGTACCGCCCTGAGCTCAAGGGCTTCTCCACGACGAACCATCCGGGCGCGACCGGCGACGGCATTGTGCTCGCCGAGAAGGTGGGGGCCTCGCTCACCGACATTGATCAGATCCAGATCCACCCGACCGTGATCAAGAGAAACGGCGCGCTCATCTCCGAGTCGATGCGCGCCCGCGGCGGGTTCCTGCTCAACAAGAACGGCAAGCGCTTCACCAACGAGCTGCTCACCCGCGACGTCGTGTCCGCCAACGAGCTGAAGCAGCCCGGCGGCGTCGCCTACCTCATCGTCGACAACTCGATCTACAAGAAGAACAAGATGCTGCGCAGCTACGTCTCCGAGAAGCTGATGACCCGCTGCGACACGATCGATGACGTCGCGAAGCTCATCAAGGCCGACCCGGCCGTGGTGAAGGCGAGCTTCGAGCAGTACTGGAAGGCCTACGACCAGAAGAAGGACGACCTCTTCGGGCGTCCCGAGATGGTGATCCGCATGGACCAGGCCCCCTACTATGTGGCCGAAGTGACCCCGGGCATCCACCACACGATGGGCGGCGTCACGATCGACCCGAAGACCGAGGTGATCTCCAAGGCGACCGGCAAGCCGATCCCCGGGCTTTTCGCGGCCGGTGAGGTGACGGGCGGCGTGCACGGCGGCAACCGCATCGGCGGCAACGCCGTGGCCGACATCGTGACCTTCGGGCGCATCGCCGGCGTGAACGCGGCGAAGTACGTCGGGAAATAA
- a CDS encoding Crp/Fnr family transcriptional regulator, with protein sequence MDATSLKPRASMQHVYSSSPWLIPRDPGPVAALFTRSGRPCAFRARHVFNFGEQPRAYLIERGLVGTYARSPEGAPLLIALFPPGTILGAEKSLKEAFRIKPLEARALLPVRALALDSAQFNRELADSPDLLELALRAFLRHDDSKIEGLLINGTLDLPSRLALMIGTIFTALGQPLDREPRPLPRQVTVTELARLVHSSRPVLSRVLSQWARGGLIGGSPGARLYDRRLLGAAAAGPSGNESA encoded by the coding sequence ATGGACGCAACCTCCCTCAAACCGAGAGCGTCCATGCAGCACGTCTATTCGAGCAGCCCCTGGCTCATCCCGCGCGACCCCGGGCCGGTGGCCGCGCTCTTTACCCGCAGCGGCCGCCCGTGCGCCTTCCGAGCAAGGCACGTCTTCAATTTCGGCGAGCAGCCCCGCGCCTACCTCATCGAGCGAGGGCTGGTGGGCACCTACGCGAGAAGTCCCGAGGGAGCGCCGCTTCTGATCGCGCTTTTCCCGCCGGGCACCATCCTCGGAGCCGAGAAATCCCTGAAGGAGGCCTTCAGGATCAAGCCGCTTGAGGCCCGGGCGCTGCTGCCGGTGCGGGCGCTCGCGCTTGACTCGGCGCAGTTCAACCGGGAGCTCGCCGATAGCCCGGATCTGCTGGAGCTCGCGCTGCGGGCCTTTCTCAGGCACGACGACAGCAAGATCGAGGGGCTGCTCATCAACGGCACGCTCGATCTCCCCTCGCGGCTCGCGCTCATGATCGGAACGATCTTCACCGCCCTGGGGCAGCCCCTTGACCGCGAGCCGCGCCCCCTGCCGCGACAGGTCACGGTGACCGAGCTCGCCCGGCTCGTGCACAGCAGCCGCCCGGTGCTGAGCCGCGTGCTCTCGCAGTGGGCCCGCGGAGGCCTCATCGGGGGCTCGCCCGGAGCCCGCCTCTACGACCGCCGGCTCCTCGGGGCCGCAGCGGCGGGGCCTTCGGGCAATGAGTCCGCCTGA
- a CDS encoding DMT family transporter, translated as MLNRNFTRGLALAVFAGICWGAMGVAVQFLLQRNGMSALDLVTLRQLAAGILMVGLYILLDGRKAFALFSNRRDLFDVALSGLLIFLSHYSFFLAISYSNAGTGAIFIATVPLICALWLAFSERRPISVTEAVCFLLAVSGVALIVTDGDFSRLQFSPLAILWGVVCAVFGAFYSMQPRDVIRRIGVKPVVSWGIFFGSIAASLVDHPWNVQLHWGATEALAFAFIVVFGTIIAFWSYLTSLKYISPVLLGLINCLEPLSAFVFSILLLGQVLGRWEAAGIALVLANVCLLALKKK; from the coding sequence ATGCTGAACCGAAACTTTACCCGCGGACTCGCGCTCGCGGTCTTTGCCGGCATCTGCTGGGGCGCGATGGGCGTGGCCGTCCAGTTCCTGCTTCAGAGAAACGGCATGTCCGCGCTCGATCTCGTCACGCTGCGGCAGCTCGCGGCGGGCATCCTGATGGTGGGGCTCTACATCCTGCTTGACGGCAGGAAGGCCTTCGCGCTCTTTTCCAACCGCAGGGATCTTTTCGACGTCGCCTTAAGCGGCCTGCTCATCTTTCTCTCGCACTACAGCTTCTTTCTCGCGATCAGCTATTCGAACGCCGGCACCGGCGCGATCTTCATCGCGACCGTCCCGCTCATCTGCGCGCTCTGGCTCGCCTTCTCCGAGCGAAGGCCCATTTCCGTGACGGAGGCCGTGTGCTTTCTGCTCGCGGTCTCGGGCGTCGCGCTCATCGTGACCGACGGAGACTTCTCGCGGCTGCAGTTCTCGCCCCTTGCCATCCTCTGGGGCGTGGTCTGTGCGGTTTTCGGGGCGTTTTACTCGATGCAGCCCCGGGATGTGATCCGCCGAATCGGCGTGAAGCCGGTCGTGAGCTGGGGCATCTTCTTCGGGAGCATTGCGGCCAGCCTCGTCGACCACCCCTGGAACGTGCAGCTGCACTGGGGCGCGACCGAAGCGCTCGCCTTCGCCTTCATCGTGGTTTTCGGCACCATCATCGCCTTCTGGAGCTACCTCACGAGCCTCAAGTACATCTCGCCCGTGCTGCTCGGGCTCATCAACTGCCTGGAGCCCCTGTCGGCCTTTGTCTTCTCCATCCTGCTGCTGGGCCAGGTGCTGGGGCGCTGGGAGGCTGCGGGCATCGCGCTCGTGCTCGCGAACGTGTGCCTGCTCGCGCTGAAGAAAAAGTAA
- a CDS encoding LysR family transcriptional regulator, translating into MNARQLKYFLSLCDTLSFVKTAEMNFISQSAVSQQIKNLETEIQAELFNRSKRKVTLTPAGRVFCREARELLVKLNGSIRRTRTAALKSQMDVSIASPQGLLLPGWDVLLDIKRENPRVCIRLERNQAQSLWENLASGQPDLVFVYADPAVPLRLGFKVKVFGTFELNVAVPASHPLAQKQSLTRADFAEGPILYEDAETKPGEFEDDPRPSWGTEADLTSALINVSLGNGFAIVPRFSSEERRRREGWSRDIRFIPLKGERHEVRLCAVWSQEKESELLLQVIGQIYSAALRLMEKTRASAPGPL; encoded by the coding sequence ATGAACGCGAGACAGCTTAAATATTTTCTGAGCCTCTGCGACACGCTGAGCTTCGTGAAGACCGCGGAAATGAACTTCATTTCCCAGTCGGCCGTATCCCAGCAGATCAAGAACCTTGAGACCGAGATCCAGGCCGAGCTCTTCAACCGGAGCAAGCGCAAGGTCACGCTCACGCCGGCCGGGCGCGTCTTCTGCCGCGAGGCCCGGGAGCTGCTCGTCAAGCTGAACGGGTCGATCCGCAGGACCCGCACCGCCGCGCTCAAGTCCCAGATGGACGTCTCGATCGCGAGCCCTCAGGGGCTGCTGCTGCCCGGCTGGGACGTGCTGCTCGACATCAAGCGCGAGAACCCGAGGGTGTGCATCAGGCTCGAGCGCAACCAGGCCCAGAGTCTCTGGGAGAACCTCGCCTCCGGGCAGCCCGACCTCGTGTTCGTCTACGCCGATCCCGCGGTGCCGCTGCGGCTCGGCTTCAAGGTGAAGGTCTTCGGCACCTTCGAGCTCAACGTGGCCGTGCCCGCCTCGCACCCGCTCGCGCAGAAGCAGAGCCTCACGCGCGCGGACTTCGCCGAAGGGCCCATCCTCTACGAAGACGCCGAGACGAAGCCTGGCGAATTCGAGGACGACCCCCGGCCCAGCTGGGGCACCGAGGCGGACCTCACCTCGGCCCTGATCAACGTCTCGCTCGGCAACGGCTTTGCCATCGTGCCGCGCTTCAGCTCCGAGGAGAGGCGGCGGCGCGAGGGCTGGTCGCGCGACATCCGCTTCATCCCGCTTAAGGGCGAGCGCCACGAGGTGCGGCTCTGCGCGGTCTGGAGCCAGGAAAAGGAGAGCGAGCTGCTGCTGCAGGTGATCGGCCAGATCTACAGCGCCGCGCTGCGGCTGATGGAAAAAACCAGGGCCTCGGCGCCAGGCCCCCTCTAG
- a CDS encoding sensor histidine kinase translates to MLKLRRPGGLRFRLMAAFGIFTLAVIAASVIPISYVVPFTEQHLVAENQYYTLKGMIDYDIAEGRSPRLIPIKRLYASRTEVNGVRLDPIPEIYRNVPEGYSEYETPQKASFLYRMDSGGVTYILETDQTEFEEIEHRLNVVIYVFSGITVLLSLLLAWALARTVTRPLRELAREVRRCAESPNFRPLSVRTDNDEVGYLARVCESSLKRMHETLERERLFASDLSHELRTDLAVVSTTAELLEGTGGLAPRQNAQMQKITRAAAHMQLVIRALLSLVRTKDIQSAEADAVPLTRAARKVLERERSGLHDGRVRLELRDGTTSGGPLAPEGMVTLVLDNLVRNAVRYTDEGAVTVELSDRGFRVTDDGRGVAEDELKKIFEPHYRGRGCRGAGMGIGLSIVSRICEREGWIVSAGRAPGRGACFSVLMRPGDKNPEEGRKAAS, encoded by the coding sequence ATGCTGAAGCTGAGGAGGCCTGGCGGCCTGCGGTTTCGCCTGATGGCGGCTTTCGGGATCTTCACCCTCGCGGTGATCGCGGCCAGCGTGATTCCGATCTCCTATGTCGTTCCGTTCACCGAGCAGCATCTGGTTGCGGAAAACCAGTACTACACCCTCAAGGGCATGATCGACTACGACATTGCGGAGGGCCGCAGCCCGCGGCTCATCCCGATCAAGCGCCTTTACGCGAGCCGAACCGAGGTGAACGGCGTGCGGCTCGATCCGATCCCCGAGATCTACCGGAATGTGCCCGAGGGATACTCCGAGTACGAGACCCCGCAGAAGGCCTCCTTCCTCTACCGGATGGACAGCGGCGGCGTCACCTACATCCTCGAGACCGACCAGACGGAGTTCGAGGAGATCGAGCACCGGCTCAATGTCGTGATCTATGTCTTTTCCGGCATCACGGTGCTGCTGAGCCTGCTGCTTGCCTGGGCGCTTGCGCGGACCGTCACGCGGCCGCTGCGCGAGCTCGCGCGGGAGGTGAGGCGCTGCGCGGAGTCGCCCAACTTTCGGCCGCTGTCGGTTCGCACCGACAACGACGAGGTGGGGTACCTCGCCCGAGTCTGCGAGAGCTCGCTTAAAAGGATGCATGAAACGCTCGAGCGCGAGAGGCTCTTCGCCTCCGACCTTTCCCACGAGCTGAGGACGGATCTCGCGGTGGTCTCCACCACCGCGGAGCTTCTCGAGGGGACCGGGGGGCTCGCGCCGCGCCAGAACGCGCAGATGCAGAAGATCACCCGCGCGGCCGCCCACATGCAGCTCGTGATCCGCGCCCTGCTGTCGCTCGTCCGCACGAAGGACATCCAGTCGGCCGAAGCCGACGCGGTGCCGCTCACCCGGGCCGCCCGGAAGGTGCTCGAGCGGGAGCGCAGCGGCCTTCACGACGGCCGCGTGAGGCTCGAGCTCCGCGACGGCACGACCTCCGGCGGCCCGCTCGCCCCGGAGGGGATGGTCACGCTCGTGCTCGACAACCTGGTGCGCAACGCCGTGCGCTACACCGACGAGGGGGCCGTGACGGTCGAGCTGAGCGACCGGGGCTTTCGCGTGACCGACGACGGCCGCGGGGTCGCCGAGGACGAGCTGAAGAAGATCTTTGAGCCCCACTACCGCGGCCGGGGCTGCCGCGGCGCGGGCATGGGCATCGGCCTGTCCATCGTCTCGCGCATCTGCGAGCGCGAGGGCTGGATAGTATCTGCGGGCCGGGCCCCGGGCCGGGGCGCCTGCTTCAGCGTCCTCATGCGCCCCGGGGACAAAAACCCTGAAGAGGGCCGGAAGGCGGCGTCCTAG
- a CDS encoding response regulator transcription factor: MGNKILVVDDNDDLRLNVTEYLQARGWATGEASTGPMALAQIRTGAFSLVVLDIGLPGMDGYAVCRRAREEGISTPILMLTARDELDDRITGLTSGADDYLVKPFSLKELEARIIAILRRTEGKVVKDLRVGDLVLHLTTASAEREGRSLHLSPVGFQILRILMSKSPAVVSRNELEEELWGDDRPDSDSLRTNLWLLRSVVDKPFGRAMIKTHPGFGWSIEP, translated from the coding sequence ATGGGAAATAAGATCCTGGTGGTGGACGACAACGACGATCTTCGGCTCAACGTGACGGAATATCTCCAGGCGAGGGGCTGGGCGACCGGAGAGGCCTCAACCGGACCCATGGCTCTCGCGCAGATCCGCACCGGGGCCTTCTCGCTTGTGGTGCTCGACATCGGTCTGCCGGGCATGGACGGCTACGCGGTCTGCCGCCGCGCCCGCGAGGAGGGGATTTCGACCCCGATCCTGATGCTCACGGCCCGCGACGAGCTGGACGACCGCATCACCGGCCTCACGAGCGGCGCGGACGACTACCTGGTGAAGCCCTTTTCCTTAAAGGAGCTCGAGGCGAGGATCATCGCCATTCTGAGGCGCACCGAGGGCAAAGTGGTGAAGGACCTCAGGGTGGGGGATCTCGTGCTGCACCTCACCACGGCCAGCGCCGAGCGCGAGGGCCGCAGCCTGCACCTCTCGCCCGTGGGATTCCAGATCCTGCGCATTCTCATGTCCAAGAGCCCGGCTGTCGTCTCGCGCAACGAGCTCGAGGAAGAACTCTGGGGAGACGACCGGCCCGACTCCGACAGCCTGCGCACGAACCTCTGGCTGCTGCGCAGCGTCGTGGACAAGCCCTTCGGCCGGGCGATGATCAAGACCCACCCGGGGTTCGGCTGGTCGATCGAGCCCTGA
- a CDS encoding phosphoethanolamine transferase: MLKKLSFAAAKPAVSKILAIPLVCAIWWICVDSYPFWRLAISSMGTPRGADAAFFSEALVVFICAVAAVIALLQALLGVRASKVLLFILSVIGAGGFAFSVLYNAVMSPDMLRNALATDTHEVMGLMSLPLFGYFALGAVPVCVFLWFFPRAGLSGASFRLKSLGLSVVLFAAAGATLYFSMQDFSFFMRGHREARYLIAPFNVVYSAVRTQAHDKSPDSNAPRAVVDASPALAAAPGSKPLVVVVAVGETARAANWGLDGYARDTTPELRALGVTNYAQATSCGTSTDVSVPCMFSRIGRRNYDRRQILAEEPLAPLLKRAGASVKWIENQSGCKGACLGVDMDKPKDHLSDADRARLCPDGLCFDEVLTPYVKDPSVGKTPVTVLFLHMAGSHGPAYARRYPQQREKWGPVCSKVNLSDCDPKELRNAYDNSILYTDHVLAQLIGALKDKKDADTVLIYASDHGESLGEKGMYLHGAPWAIAPSEQTRIPMILWMSDGFKQRQGIDAECAAQRALKPSSHDNLWSTILGLAGVKSSAYKPADDLLGACRRR, translated from the coding sequence ATGCTCAAGAAACTTTCTTTCGCCGCGGCAAAGCCCGCCGTCAGCAAAATCCTGGCCATACCGCTCGTGTGCGCCATCTGGTGGATCTGCGTCGACAGCTACCCCTTCTGGCGGCTCGCCATCAGTTCCATGGGCACGCCGCGGGGAGCGGACGCCGCCTTTTTCTCCGAGGCCCTCGTCGTCTTCATCTGTGCCGTGGCGGCCGTAATCGCGCTGCTGCAGGCGTTGCTGGGCGTGCGGGCCTCAAAAGTGCTTCTTTTCATTCTGTCGGTGATCGGGGCCGGGGGCTTCGCCTTCTCTGTGCTCTACAACGCCGTCATGTCGCCCGACATGCTGCGAAACGCGCTCGCGACCGACACCCACGAGGTGATGGGGCTCATGTCCCTGCCGCTTTTCGGCTACTTCGCGCTGGGCGCGGTTCCCGTCTGCGTCTTTCTCTGGTTCTTCCCGCGCGCGGGGCTCTCGGGCGCGTCCTTCAGGCTTAAAAGCCTCGGGCTCTCGGTCGTGCTCTTTGCCGCGGCCGGGGCCACGCTTTACTTCAGCATGCAGGACTTTTCCTTCTTCATGCGCGGGCACCGGGAAGCGCGCTACCTGATCGCGCCCTTCAACGTCGTCTACTCCGCGGTCCGCACCCAGGCGCACGACAAGAGCCCGGACTCGAACGCGCCGCGCGCCGTGGTGGACGCCTCGCCCGCCCTTGCCGCGGCTCCCGGCTCGAAGCCGCTTGTCGTCGTTGTGGCCGTGGGCGAGACCGCGAGGGCCGCGAACTGGGGGCTTGACGGCTACGCGAGGGACACGACCCCGGAGCTGCGAGCGCTCGGCGTCACCAACTATGCCCAGGCCACCTCCTGCGGCACGAGCACCGATGTGTCGGTGCCCTGCATGTTCAGCCGGATCGGCCGGCGCAACTACGACCGCAGGCAGATCCTCGCCGAGGAGCCCCTCGCGCCGCTGCTCAAGCGCGCCGGAGCCTCCGTGAAATGGATCGAAAACCAGAGCGGCTGCAAGGGCGCCTGCCTGGGCGTCGACATGGACAAGCCGAAGGATCATCTGTCTGACGCGGACCGCGCGAGGCTCTGCCCGGACGGGCTGTGCTTCGACGAGGTCCTCACTCCCTACGTGAAGGACCCGTCGGTGGGCAAGACCCCGGTCACGGTGCTGTTCCTGCACATGGCGGGCAGCCACGGACCGGCCTACGCCCGGCGCTATCCTCAGCAGCGCGAAAAGTGGGGCCCGGTCTGCAGCAAGGTGAACTTGAGCGACTGCGACCCCAAGGAGCTTCGAAACGCCTACGACAACTCGATCCTCTACACCGACCATGTGCTCGCGCAGCTCATCGGCGCCTTAAAGGACAAGAAGGACGCTGACACGGTTCTTATCTACGCCTCCGACCACGGCGAGAGCCTGGGCGAAAAGGGGATGTATCTGCACGGCGCCCCCTGGGCGATCGCTCCTTCCGAGCAGACCCGCATCCCGATGATCCTCTGGATGTCGGACGGGTTTAAGCAGCGCCAGGGCATTGACGCGGAATGCGCCGCCCAGCGCGCCCTGAAGCCTTCCTCGCACGACAACCTCTGGTCCACGATCCTCGGGCTCGCAGGGGTGAAGTCCTCGGCCTACAAGCCGGCCGACGACCTGCTCGGAGCCTGCCGCAGGCGCTGA
- a CDS encoding MFS transporter, giving the protein MKFRKLPPKGVREAIPRTVWALGAVSLFMDISSEMIHAVLPLFMATTLGASALAIGLTEGAAEAAALITKVFSGMLSDRFGHTKLLVFAGYALAVFTKPFFALATTVEQVFLCRFTDRVGKGLRGAPRDALIASVTPRPILGAAYGLRQSLDSAGAFIGPALASLLLAAFSESYRFIFWCALIPGLICLALIVFEVKAPEPSAGRKVNPLSREAARMLPRSFWMLLALAAVFSLARFSNAFIVLRAASCGIRPMYVPLVMVAMNAVFAFSSYPFGRLADRVRPTLLLAFGAALLAASEAVFAAASGPAWILAGVALWGLQLGATQGVFSMMVAALAPEALRGTAFGLYNLASGAAALAAGLLAGSLWDRFGSSASFLAGAVFALFTLALLAALRRGSLRPL; this is encoded by the coding sequence ATGAAATTTCGGAAGCTGCCTCCCAAGGGGGTGCGCGAGGCGATCCCGCGCACCGTCTGGGCTCTGGGCGCGGTGTCTCTTTTCATGGACATCTCCTCGGAGATGATCCACGCGGTGCTCCCCCTTTTCATGGCCACGACACTCGGCGCTTCGGCGCTTGCGATCGGTCTCACCGAGGGGGCTGCGGAGGCCGCGGCCCTCATCACCAAAGTCTTTTCCGGGATGCTCTCGGACCGCTTCGGGCACACGAAGCTGCTCGTCTTCGCGGGCTACGCGCTCGCGGTCTTCACGAAGCCCTTCTTCGCCCTCGCGACGACCGTGGAGCAGGTTTTCCTCTGCCGCTTCACAGACCGGGTGGGAAAAGGCCTGCGGGGAGCGCCACGCGACGCGCTCATCGCCTCGGTCACCCCGAGGCCGATCCTCGGGGCGGCCTACGGGCTTCGGCAGTCGCTCGACTCGGCCGGGGCCTTCATCGGGCCCGCGCTCGCGAGCCTGCTGCTCGCCGCTTTTTCCGAAAGCTACCGGTTCATCTTCTGGTGCGCCCTCATCCCCGGGCTCATCTGCCTCGCGCTCATTGTGTTCGAAGTGAAGGCCCCGGAGCCCAGCGCCGGCCGGAAAGTCAACCCGCTCTCGCGGGAGGCCGCGCGGATGCTGCCGCGCTCCTTCTGGATGCTGCTCGCCCTTGCGGCGGTCTTCTCGCTCGCGCGCTTTTCCAACGCCTTCATCGTGCTTCGGGCCGCCTCCTGCGGCATCAGGCCCATGTACGTGCCGCTCGTGATGGTCGCGATGAACGCGGTCTTCGCCTTTTCCTCCTACCCCTTCGGGCGGCTCGCCGACCGGGTGCGCCCGACGCTGCTGCTTGCCTTCGGGGCCGCGCTTCTCGCGGCCTCCGAAGCCGTCTTCGCCGCGGCCTCGGGACCGGCCTGGATCCTCGCGGGCGTCGCGCTCTGGGGGCTGCAACTCGGGGCGACGCAGGGCGTCTTCTCGATGATGGTCGCGGCCCTCGCGCCGGAGGCGCTCCGGGGCACCGCCTTCGGGCTCTACAACCTCGCTTCCGGCGCCGCGGCGCTGGCCGCGGGCCTGCTGGCCGGCTCGCTCTGGGACCGCTTCGGCAGCAGCGCCTCTTTTCTGGCGGGAGCGGTCTTCGCGCTTTTCACGCTCGCGCTGCTTGCCGCGCTGAGGCGCGGAAGCCTCAGGCCGCTCTGA
- a CDS encoding ferric reductase-like transmembrane domain-containing protein, producing MKKILVCFLLAATLAWAAGLWIDPPARNMRSLMHELYYLNGVIAWGLMALPILIAARPAWFMRLAAGTPDLMLWHRRVGIAAVALSVVHACTRPLFSPLVQPLAREPVSRIVRGAASGGLQGLWGALRPAAVTSSVAATVLACVLLALALLPVLKAPWWGRAHRVFALVFIVLALHCVRLFEPGDWLLPLGWVNAAVTAAGLWYSVKLLLPRRAAPA from the coding sequence ATGAAAAAAATCCTTGTCTGCTTTCTCCTTGCGGCGACGCTTGCCTGGGCCGCCGGACTCTGGATTGATCCCCCCGCGCGCAACATGCGCTCGCTCATGCATGAGCTCTACTACCTGAACGGCGTCATCGCCTGGGGCCTCATGGCGCTCCCGATTCTGATCGCCGCGCGGCCCGCCTGGTTCATGCGGCTTGCGGCCGGCACGCCCGATCTGATGCTCTGGCACCGCCGGGTCGGCATCGCGGCGGTCGCGCTCTCCGTCGTCCACGCCTGCACGCGCCCGCTTTTTTCGCCGCTCGTCCAGCCCCTCGCGCGCGAGCCTGTGTCGAGAATCGTCCGCGGCGCAGCCTCGGGCGGCCTTCAGGGGCTCTGGGGGGCGCTGCGGCCTGCCGCTGTCACCTCTTCCGTCGCGGCGACGGTTCTGGCCTGCGTGCTGCTGGCCCTGGCGCTCCTGCCGGTCCTGAAGGCCCCGTGGTGGGGCCGGGCGCACAGGGTTTTCGCTCTCGTCTTCATCGTCCTCGCGCTGCACTGCGTGCGGCTTTTCGAGCCGGGCGACTGGCTGCTTCCGCTCGGGTGGGTGAACGCCGCCGTGACCGCGGCCGGGCTCTGGTACTCGGTGAAGCTGCTGCTGCCCCGGCGCGCAGCCCCCGCCTGA